A genomic stretch from Telopea speciosissima isolate NSW1024214 ecotype Mountain lineage chromosome 7, Tspe_v1, whole genome shotgun sequence includes:
- the LOC122669018 gene encoding ATP synthase delta chain, chloroplastic-like yields MAALQQSAITFQTKSSPATRVSGKLLAPKTVRLSFRQHLIPQNPKTRYETVGKTRTGGGGGGAAGTKMADSASACYATALADVAKSNQTLEATNADLDKIEKIFNEPLVYNYFVNPTIGEEKKREIVDDIVKTSSLQPHVAYFLNILVDMKRIELIKEIVKEFEILYNKITDTELAVVTSVVKLESQHLAQIAKGVQRLTGAKNVRIKTELDPSLIAGFTIKYGSLGSKLIDMSMKKQLADITTQLDFSDITIPV; encoded by the coding sequence ATGGCGGCTCTGCAACAATCTGCAATCACGTTTCAAACCAAGTCCTCACCTGCAACACGAGTCTCCGGTAAGCTTCTAGCTCCTAAGACCGTTCGATTATCGTTCCGGCAGCATCTCATCCCTCAGAATCCCAAAACTCGCTACGAAACTGTCGGCAAAACCAGAACTGGGGGAGGAGGTGGCGGCGCTGCCGGCACAAAGATGGCGGACTCCGCGTCTGCATGCTACGCCACCGCCCTTGCGGATGTCgcgaaatcaaaccaaaccttaGAGGCTACCAACGCAGACCTCGATAAGATCGAGAAGATCTTCAACGAACCTCTGGTGTACAACTACTTCGTTAACCCGACGATTGGCGAGGAAAAGAAACGGGAGATTGTCGATGATATTGTGAAGACGTCGAGTCTGCAACCACACGTGGCATATTTCTTGAACATTCTGGTGGACATGAAGCGGATTGAGCTGATCAAGGAAATAGTGAAGGAATTTGAGATACTGTACAACAAGATTACTGATACGGAGCTGGCGGTGGTGACTTCGGTGGTGAAGTTGGAGTCGCAGCACTTGGCGCAGATTGCAAAGGGGGTGCAGAGACTAACGGGAGCGAAGAACGTAAGGATCAAGACCGAGCTCGATCCCTCGCTCATTGCAGGGTTCACTATCAAATATGGAAGTTTAGGATCTAAGCTCATCGACATGAGTATGAAGAAACAGCTCGCAGATATCACTACTCAGCTTGATTTCAGCGACATCACCATCCCTGTTTAG